A genome region from Heteronotia binoei isolate CCM8104 ecotype False Entrance Well chromosome 19, APGP_CSIRO_Hbin_v1, whole genome shotgun sequence includes the following:
- the BLOC1S6 gene encoding biogenesis of lysosome-related organelles complex 1 subunit 6 has product MSRVEPLEVKAGAAAAGTVGDLAPDSNIQSPDEGLIEDFAIVDKKAVEQLTEGLISHYLPDLQRSKLALKELTQNQEVLLETLQQEISKFKECNSVLDINMLFSEAKYYHNKLVNIRKEMMMLHDKTSKLKKRALRLQQKRQKEELEREQQREKELEREKQLTAKPAKRT; this is encoded by the exons ATGAGCCGGGTGGAGCCGCTCGAGGTGAAGGCAGGGGCGGCGGCAGCCGGCACCGTCGGCGACTTGGCTCCGG ATTCAAACATTCAGTCTCCTGATGAAGGATTAATTGAGGACTTTGCCATAGTTGACAAAAAAGCTGTGGAGCAACTGACTGAAGGGCTGATCTCTCACTATCTACCTGATCTACAGCGATCAAAGCTAGCTTTAAAGGAGCTTAC ACAGAACCAAGAAGTACTACTTGAAACTCTACAGCAAGAAATCTCAAAGTTTAAAGAATGTAATTCTGTCCTTGACATCAACATGTTG ttttcagaAGCAAAGTACTATCACAACAAGTTGGTGAACATCAGGAAAGAGATGATGATGCTCCATGACAAAACATCAAAGTTGAAA AAAAGAGCTCTCAGACTCCAACAGAAGAGGCAGAAGGAAGAACTAGAGCGAGAGCAGCAGCGGGAGAAAGAgctggagagagagaaacagttaaCAGCCAAGCCAGCTAAGAGAACATGA